The sequence GAGAAACAGGGGCAGGCTGggacttcaaataaataaaaagccccAATGTGTTAGTCAGTTCAAGCCACCGTTATATGGCGCAACCCCCCGCAGTTACCGACACGACAGCTCAAGAAAGACGGAATAAAATAGAAACCTCCAAGCTGTGGGCGTTATGCAGATTATCAAGAGTCTGAACAGCGGTGACATAAGAACACCGCACCATAAACTACAACAAAAGACGGATCTGGACATAGGAAGCTCTTAGGAGGAGGCAAACGGGGGTCCCTGTACCCCCACAGCAGATTACCACACAGGCTGGAGTTCATGATTTCAGTCCGACACCCATGGCAGTCGTTGGTGACGCTTATGTCTCCCACATAGTCCACGATCTAAATAAAAACAGGATGGATAGTAAGAAGAAAAAGACCCCCGCTATACTGTCTTTACTACAGAGAGGCAGCGCCAGGACCTTTACGTGTTCTCCTCTTGTCAGCGTAGGCTTCCTGTCACCCAAAGACACGAGGACTGGTCCTTTTCCTGATTCATATCAAGGACATTCACTTCAGTGCAGTCAGTAAACCTCTGAAATTCAAAGATGATATGAAAAATGGAGGAATGGCAAACAATTAGAACTGGGCAAGCGcttacaaaatgcagtttaatgttgaaaagtgctacacgtggacataaatacaagatgggggaCATCGACATACAGGAAGCGACCTCTGAACAGGATTTAGGAGTTTACGTTGACTCAATGCATATACATCTGATTGTTTGACGCActagtgaggccacatctggagtccggtgtgcagttctggtcaccacagtacaagacagacagagcagcacttgaagctgtgaagAGGAGGGCAACTGAGAACATCCCAGGACTTGAGGACAGGCCCTACTGGGGCAGACTCACAGAATtagacctgtttagtctcgaCTGTGTGGGGGGCTCATCCAGGTATGGAAACTCCTCAAAGGCCTTGATAAAGAAGATCCAGCAAAAATCTTTCAGGGCACAAGTGTGAATCGCATACTTGAGGACCCCAGTGGCAATTActgggaaatgcatttaaaactgaagccaggaagaacaCCTTTACCCAtggagttgtgggactctgaaacaaactgcAGAGACATGgagtgaagcagaaaccttgaaacctttaagaagaatctggattctggatgagatcttgggacagcttagctattagctaaacaaacgggccaGATGGACTGCATGGTCCCCTTTcatctgtcaaatttcttatgttctacaCTGGCAAGAGTGGACCTGTGCTGGACTCTGCATCTGTGAGGCAGTTAGGTTAACCACCGATACACAACACACTAAAAAGTGTAAAAGAAGTGAAGGCGGTTGGCCTCCAGCTTTACatcgcactggtgaggcctcacctggagtcctgtgtgcagttttggtctccatattacaaaaaagacacagcagtcctgaagaaagtccagagaagagcaactaggccgaCTCCAGAACTGTGATGTGAGCTATGAGCAGAGACTGAAGGAGACGAACCTTCTCAGTTCTCagaaaatggagattaagagtggacatgattgaagtatttaaaattaaaggaaattagTAGAGCGGAGCCCAGCTATTACTTTAAAAGGAGTTCTTCAACAAGAAGATGCAGACACTGTTAGGAAGTTCACACAAAGTGCcgcagacacatggaatacatgaccaagtagtgtggggtggggggatagactttaaggaccttcaataCACGACTTCAGTGTGGAGAAATGAGGTGGATAGGATCGGTGAGCTTCGTATGTCTTGTTTTCCCAACATTCGAATGGGCAGATCTTTCCTACAGGAAGAATGGACTAACATTTAGGTTTGGAAGTTGTATGTGTACACCCCTGGCTGGTGGGAGCTCACGTGGACGTGGTATTCTGTCCTATGGCAGTTCTTACTTCACTGCCCTGCCTCCAGGATCGACCCCAAGTCCTAGACGCCCTGCAATGTGACAAAGCGAGCTTAGGAAATGGACGAGGAGATGGATGAATTCACCATCTAAATAAAAAATCCCACGCCACAAGAACAGAGTAAACCAACACCTGTGGATGTTCTTCACAGGCTTTCTGAAGGCCATCTGAAATGAAGATGTGCCACCTTACTTTGTATTCTTTTTCAGGTGCATATCCATGGCCATTTTCAACTCTTCTTATTGTTGTACACAGatgttattttgttaaaatgctgttgccatttttttgcctttgaattaaatgttattaaagaaaaatgcatcCAGTGCCGAGAGGATAAGCTCTGACTTTAAACTGGAAGGccaatttccatttttaaattgcacGGTTAGCATAAATTTGTACAAGGTGTCCATGGGGCACCGTGAGAGTTTTCTATAAAAGAGGCGAGATTTGCAGCTGCTTGACTGCCAACTCCCATTTCAATTATGAAACCTAACAGTCCCCTCCAGAGTTCTTTGATGGCTTTGTATGCCCCCCTCTAGAAGTGTAAATGGCCACCAGATATCACTGACTCTGGTTACCTTTCAGACCAGACATTTAGTTGCATGTGTGCACTTAAAGAACCTCTTGTCCTATCAGAAACAGATTTCCAGAAAACAAACATGGTGTTGACAAAGACAACAGCATCCTTTATAAATAGGCCTTTAACCTTAATTACTTGGAAGCTGTCAGCCCTCTGCGCCACAAGACAAAGTGGCCTCGAGCGTCGAGAGGAATGATTTTGCAGGCTGTTTGCTGAGCGTACAGCTGCTGCCGTCTCCCTCTCTGATTTTTGTGTGGTCTTCCTAATGAAGAAATTCTCATACTAGAGTGTGACATTACAGACAACTGAGCACACTTTCTCCAGATCAGCTCAGCATGTGTGCCCACCTTGCCAGGTCCTAAAGCCAGACGTTCAGCAGCAGGCCGTGGCCATCTGACTCCAGGGCAAATAGCGCGGTGTGTTTGTGAGGGCTGAATGTAGACGATGATGACAGGAGTCCTtccagaaacaaataaaaatggctgATAATAACCTAGAGGTATACTAACTTATTTACAAAGAGGCAGAGCGTAAGCATCACTTTTATCATTTCATGGTAGagaatattaaaatgaatattataattCAATTAGTCGACAAGAGAACGAAAATTGCATTTATCATGTATTAATTAgcatatataaaaacaaacaaaagttacCACTATACTTTAGACCAGGAGTCGCCAActtcggtcctggaggaccaccgtgcctgcaggttttcattctaacccttttttttttttttttttttatgcgtgccctgtttgtgctgctaattaacttcttgtgaattcattttaattgaattgcttttttaagatttgttcccctgaatctcgtcatcattcctctgaattgtttcatttccttccttaaatggcacccaaacagaaatgaaatgtgaaacgagggagccaacagaagaccaactaagtcagggcctcaaactccaaacaatttcactccaactgactgtttaatgaggtgccgattcttcttgttaattaaacccccCTGTTCTTTTATTCCATGGCTTTGTTGCCGCTCCTGcagtgcattagcagacattcctgaatttgttaatttgttaaaatgttttgggtgaCCTGagaagatcgacattcctgagcccttcacctttctttattttcagatattgtgtgatggacaccagttgttttggctcattttgtatctcatttttgtttggcagctaattaaggaaaaagaaacacttaaggggtctgagtcttcaagagcaagtcgattaaaatgaattcaaaagaagtagtaattagtagcaaaaataggtcactcattaagaaaatggttagaatgaaaacctgcagccacggtggtccttaAGGAACGAGGATGGCGACCCCTGCTTTAGACTGCTTGAAATCCCACCTTCCTCTGACACTCGGAGTCTATGACAGTCCTCCTCCTGCTCCTGACTGTCGAACTCCCCCTTGTGGACTTAGCAGGAAGGGCAGCCTGGCACAATTTAGGTTTACATGCATTTCTCTTACTCGAGTGTCACTACACACCATTATCACTACACAATGTACTTAATTTAACAAAAGCTCTTTTCACATATGCCGGTACTACAGTTAGCATTGAGGACAAATGTGTAGATTAGGTGGACTAGTGGGGGCAACTGAAGCACCAAATCACCATTCAGGTTTGGTTGCTCCATTGCAAccaatgctgccagaatagaCTTTGCCCTCCAGAGAGACCCTAAGGTACAATGTGTGGATTTAGAAAGTGAATGAGAGCCtcttttctaattttgttgttACATTTTGCACATAGGGATGAATCTAGTCTATAGCAAGGCTGACATAATTAAACCCTCCCAACAGTGGCAATaaaaaaagtgcactgtattttagtaacaaaaatagttttattttcaagACAGCATTGAAAGCAAACAATGAGAATAAAAGACAGGATGTAGGAATTAAAACTTATTTGTGTCAAATCGCACAGTTGATAGGGGGTATCAATCAAACACCACTTCCGATGAGCCTCATAGTAACGCCTTTCATGTGGCTCACCTGATTAACGTGCTTCAGTTAAGATTATTTTGGTGCAACGTATACCTTTGAAAGATCTCAGCTCTCCATGGAAGTCTTCCTGTTACTTGAAGAAGTTTCACTCCTTTTATAATTCCATCATTTCCTCCTTCAAAGTCATCACGTTAGGCTCCAGATATTTTTCCTGAACAGCCAGCGTCGTTGAAATTAAGTTAaagagaaaacacattttcacaagTAACACCTAAATAACTGATTATGAAAATCTTTAGGCAATGtgcaaaaacacaaacagaagaaCCGGCACATTTCAAAACACTACTTCTATTAAAGCGAAACTGAAGCAAAGGATATGAGGAGAAGTGAAAGTCGGCTCCCACCGCGGCAGACATCAGGGCCTCCAGGCTCCTCTGTTCCATGTCACCAAAGCAGTACCCATTAGCCTTATCAATAGTTTTCATCACTTGAACCATACTTTCTTTGTCCTAAAAAGttaaattagattatttaaaGTATGCGCTCAAAAAcagcaacaagaaaaaaaaaaaaaaactcattttttacaGTCCCCCAATTGCAGCGCTGCTTGGATACATAAAAGTGAAACGTAACGTGTTGGTTAAGAAAGCAAAAGGCCACAAGCTCAAACCCTACTCAAGTGTGACATGGTGCAAATCAAACCTTCACGCTCAAGTTGCAACATTAAGGAACATGAAAGAGCATTACGAACACGTTCAGCACGTATTGGGGTCTTGGCGACAGCAGTAATTGGTTGATAATTATTTCCATTAAGAGCTCAACTACTTAGTTAGTAGAAACGAACATCCATCCTGTTTATcgatccattttctaatccgcaACGTGAACAAACGGATGAATTTCAAAATTATGGACACACTGAAATTATGTAGTGGTTGCTTCGTTAAATGCAATTTAAAGTGTAAGAGAACAGCTTCTTAAGATGTTACAGTTTCAATTATCTGAATTTCAGCTTCTTCATTAAAATTCAAATTGTTAGTGTTTACTACAAAAGATGTAACTAACTAGCCAGGACCAAAAGAGCACATAGTAAACTTGAAGTGCCCATTCCTAGATTTTCTACACCAGTTGACAATTCTCTTATAGGGACTCTAGCTCACAATTCCTTCTTCCACATGTTAGCCACACGCATCTCATTTCTGGCTTGGTCACAACAACAGCAGGCCTCGGCCATTACAGAAGCCCATATTTCCGCAGCAGCCATCCTGTTGCATGTCTTGACTTTGTCATCAGACGAGGGTGTTAACAAATCCTATACAATTAGGCAGCTCCTCAGACGGGCAAAGCAGCCAGCCCAGAATGTGTTTAATGGCAGGTATGAGATTACTCTGGGCAAAGGAAGTGTCAAGAACAAAGCGATCTTTTGCGATTTCTTTATGTCTATTTGTTCTGTGAAGAGCACTTAACATTGAAAATTAGAGAGCAGAATGTGCGTGTGCTTCTCAACAGACTAAGTGATTTGTTGAGGATAAGGAAGGGGTCAAATATGTCTAAATTAAATCTTCAGGGTTTGTATATGCCTTTTCAACATGACATAGTTTTCATATGTAAAAAcatgttaaataaattaataactacATTTAAAATTTCACACAAGCATACTAAAATGCTCGAGTACTTGAAGGGTAAAACACGCCAGCAAATAGTGGGCCCACAAAAGCAACAGCAGCCACTGTGCCTCCAAGAAAGTCTTCAGTTTACCCTTGGCTGCTGGGATTCATGGCAATTCATTCCCTTTCTTTTAACTAAAGTCAGGTATTTCATGTAACTTGTACTTTTTACTTAATTAAAAGGACACATTATTAGATTTAGTCTAAAAGGTATGCAATTACCCAAGagttagtgtgtttgtgtgtgtatttgtatttattggcAGGCATGCATGCCTAGGGGGTGCTTTTTAGGTTCAGACGATGGGAGACGGTGTGACACAGGTGTGAACTAATTTTCCCTCTTTGCCCTTAGAATGAAGAAGCAGGAGGGCACTGCCAAAGAACagcaatgtcacttctggtcaggGTTACGTAGCTCCAGCCCCTTCTGGTTTAATTGCTATTTACACAACCTCAACACCACAAGTCACTGCCATTTTATGAGTGGAGATTCCCCAAAAGCAAAACAAGTGAGGCCTCCAAAATTCAGCCAAGAAGCAGGTCAGGATCTTCACCATCCTGCCAAGTACAGGCTCACTAGACCAGCTAGGCCTCAAACACTGTTTGCTGGCTTTAGCTGGagcaggcccaaaaatggggagctggcaaaaatactataatatcacaataaatacagcaaaagcccCACAAGGGAAGAAGGTTACCATAAATCTCCAGTTTGATCACAAAAAGGgcagataataaaaaaaacaaaactctctaCTACTTACAAAAATCCTGGGACTTTTTCAGAaggatactttcaagtcccgcaagacgacactttgtgccaaaagatttaaccaggccttgggccagaaataaaagataaagagtagatgacatagtagaacgtcataaagaggttcaaaaacgttggcacgatacacaagcagagcatgttagagataatgaaagtactaaaattagaaagtctcaagaaatgatagtaaagataaATTTTTATTACTCAgttaaataacggaacagcgaaaggagatttaatatattgtttggatttaaactttaagtcggagacttgtagactgtctaattcgtgttgtcatcaggcaaaagtagtgtttcttcccaaagaagagACGTATCCACgacaattaaaagatttgttgtttggtgaaagtgaaatctagaGACACGAAGCGGCTAGTGTGTTGCGCATGCTGGTGGGGTTGGCGAGCGCttagtctttataaataaattatctgagaaaatagaaaaatacagcaaaataattaaaagagtAAAAAGCGGGGTGCCTTCATAGTAACCAAATCCCAATATGTTaaccaaaagtcaaaaacatAAGTAAGAGGAGATCTCACCAACAGcaaacacatgaaatgtactgCAGTTTCCACGAGCCTTTATAGGACTAGAAGAAGACCCTTAAAAGAGACGGACAGGCGGCCCCACCTCTTAACCACCCATAAAACATAAAGGACACGAAAGAACAAAACATTCACACATAGAaaccaaataataaacaaaactgatgaaaaaatacttaattaaacgtatataaacataaacaacatcaataacaaattataataaccaaaaaatacatttatacttAAGACAGGGCTTAAACATAATATGTAGGCCCAGCTTCAAAAGAGGACGGATCTCAATATTCAGAGACATTTTGTGAGGTCTGGCAATGCCTATAAGACTTAAtgacaactgtgtgtgtgtgtgtgcgtgtatatatatatatatatatatatatatatatatatatatatatatatatatatatatatatatatataacctgctTAGCCCAATTTTGGGATTGCAGGGGTTCCGGAGCAGATCCTGCAACAACTGGGCCATAGGTGTCAAGGACCATGAACAGAGCACCACTGTATCACAGTGAATGCATGATGGCTTTATCAAATGTAGCAAAGCTTAGCAGGATCTTCTAACTGGGCAAGTATCTTCTTTTTTAAACAGGCATTCACTTTTCACACAACATTTAGAGCAGGCTTgattagaaaatgacaatgaCTGAAAGGCTAGTGAAAACACCCCAAGAGGAACTGTGTTAATCAAGAAAGCTGTACAGTGAAAACATACAGAGCGTCAATACAGCcaaatgtgagagagagagagaaaagagaggcaGAATTAAAAAGAGGAAGAATAAGGATGAGGTTTCCCAGGACTACACCTGAAATGCAAGGAAAAGacgaaacaaaactgaaatgtttaagaATCAAAAACAAATGTAGCCACTTCAATTGCAAATTTGAATTGTGTGAATTTGTCTAAAAAATACTGAGGCTATTTTAGTTTAGATGGGTAAAATTGCACGACACAGGAACACTTTACTTTGAAGAGACTTTGATATGGAGGAGCTTACCTGAACATTTAAAGGCACAAAAGACACTAAACTGTAATCTTCAATCAGTTCCACCAACTTCTCATTCAGGCACttgaattttttgaaaaatggatcAGAAGTCAAGTGCTCCAGTAAATAGGACAAATCCAGTACGTCCGTATAAAAGTCTAgattaaatgctttaaaaataaaaatgaaataacaaattgGTATTGCAATTAACAATTACTTCCTTTAAACAACTACTTCTTGTTAAATGTACCACATTAACAAAGTCAGCCATCTGTAAAGTCACATAAAGCATACCCAGCTTTCCATATTGTTCAATTAAGTCCATCTTGGAAAGAACGTTCACATGGGGGAGCTCAACATGCAGCATGGTGGATAACGATGTACACAGCACTGAAATGAACTTGGCTGGGTCCGCACAGTAATGGGAATCCACTAAGTGGACGGCAGCGAGCTGAAGGGGACAAAAGAAAACAAGTTCAGTTTTAACTGGAGTGCTGTGATGAAAGCGTACATCTTTGTTGGTGGCGCTGAGAAGTTTAAAGTCTGGGTTAAGAAGAGCTGACCCCTCGGCAGGACTCCAGCATGAAAACCTAGAAACTGAATAAAGCACCAAATCATCAACACTCTTTGAAgtatttattttaacctttacAACTTAGGACCTACAATAAAGAAAACCATCATGTCCTAATTAGTAGTTCAcaccaattcattcattcatatcaaTTTTATTTACATGTTCCACCAAACAAATTGGCATTATTATAGAAGTGTACTGTAATAATTTCTCTAAAAAGGCACCTTTTGGTTTTTAAAAGCTGTGCTCAACTGTGATTGAGGGCTGTGGAGCTtgggaaaatatgaaaaagtcatTGATTATCGCTGCACacttgaaaaatgaacatttaaagtaTATTATTTTGAACACTTAGAGCAATTACactatactagccaacccgcggtgtaccatacgccacataatcaggccggtttttaatgatttttaagcacagggagaaaattaacatttgaaaattcggtaaagtaataaatcagcaagaaaagcaacattgtaacaatgcacggaacgaaccaacacacaatcgtccgtgactgaatactggcggaccgccatggctcatgtgcccacctacaacttgtcacttgagtcgttgtcatctttgcacagtccagatgcacctgtgactcacgtagactttccgtgttcctgcaggagcatctaagaagacgcatgtttgtcgagGATGCGAATTGCTgaatgtagcgtgtaaaacagtttgctatggtgcacgcggttgtgcatTGTAACCGAagactcagtttttaaagactgcttacttcattgtgttttaacctcagttgtaaaggattgttttaaggaccccaagggatacccctcgcaaaccgtttcacatgctgcatatggcgattcacctccgcgagaaacatgcctctatgaacagtcaacatggctcggaggtgcatgtggcctctatgacagatgaatataaatgacgccattttttctgtgtcgtcgcgtccgagttggtgggcgtggctctgcgagttgtcgttgtatccaatggtcttggagttggtgggtgtggctccttcttGCGTGCACCatgggtgtcttacttgtcagcggcttagtgaatccgctttccatgggtgtcttgccttagtgaattatacataTAGATGTATGACTTCTGCAATAAATTTGGATCTATTAAGGGTGAATTAAATAATGCTCCAGGTAATTACATGCACAAAACAGGTACTGTGGAAGATTATAGTTAAACAACACATTTTCTGTCTAACTTTAAAAAGGTGGTCACTGAAAAAAGGAAGCATGAATGTCCACATGGAATACGTTATCAAGTACTGGGGCTGGCAGCAGTAATTTGGAGACCTTCGAAACTGAAATCAGGGTTAgtttggagaaattaagtgaaCAGAATTGGTGGGCTTGATAGGCTCTAATGCTCCGCTATTGTTGTAGTTTTTCTACGGCACTTTTTAAATCCTGCTTGCTCACTACAAAggtgcaaaacaaaaaactgaaaccaCGGTGGATAAAGTAATCGAGTAAAACATGGAATGTCTTCTTACTGTCTTTTCTTTGGTCCCActgaattaaaatacaaatacacgAAGAACCTCAGTGGTGTGTactccataaaataaaataaaaaatgtatgcattgctctacctcccacattccaaaaatgtgGACACGGACTCTTAATTTGCCAAGTATGTGCAAGGGTGAGTGTGAATGCAAGTGTGCCCCGTGACAGACCGGCATACCACccaaggctggttcctgcctCGTGTCTAATACTGCTAGGACTTGCTCCAGTGCCCCAGAGCCTTGAACCAGATTGACTGGATCCGATAACGGATGATGCCCATATGTGAATTTGTGGCTCACTAACTCAGATAGACTCGATGTGAACATGAAATTGATTAAAGTAAATGAGCTTCAAAAAGTGTGTTCTCAGTGCTGATCTGTACGACACGGCAGACACCTGTACAATGAAGTGCCCGTGAGACACACACCTGACATAATGGGAGCTGTGGAAACAAAAGATGGAGAGATCTGGTCTTTGTCTTTGCATAGGCTTAATTTACAAAATGACCAGGAAGGAGATGGgaagttggctgaggtctccagggctGTCACTGTGCCAGACGTTGTCTTTTGACTTTGTTATAACTGAAAGAGGACCTCCCCAAAGGCTCCTCCAAGTATGGTGTTGACACGCATTTACGTTTTTCTGTCCTCTGATGTCAACTGGCCATAATTCAATAACTTAATTAATGGAAACGTCATGTGGGGTTCTACTTACGCTGATCCGTTTAAAATTGCTTAGTTTTATTGTGTGCTTAAACAACTCTGTACTGTACCTTCATATGTGTGCATTATTATGGAAGACTATTTCAGACAAcactaaatacacaaaaaaataaattcactgtgaaatgtgacataTAAACACAACAGCATGTAagcattaataattaaatgttgcttgaaatattttttccaatttttgtatGCATGCATTCTTTTCTTTAAGTGGCACtgcacacaatattaaaaaaaaaaaaaacgcaatgaAATGAGAGCTGTCATTTCCACCGGTCTACGTTGAGAGGTTTGGCTCTAGCAAGCCCAGGGTTTCAATTGGTGAATTGCTGGTACATCAAGGGCCACATATACAGCGGACACTTCAGATGTAGACTGCTGATAAATATTTTGGTGCTTCTCAAATTAAGCAGCTGGTTCAACTTTTTCTTGCCCTTGTTTCCGCCACAGACATGCACTTCATGGATGATTTGCCAATCAAAAAGTAGCACTTGGtggagcccaccctctcaactctGACAGGTGGATGACACTATCCATTTAACGGAGTACTTCACATTACGCTCGGAGTCAATGAAATAAACAGTTAAATAAGTACACcaataaataagcaaacaaaatatATGTCATGACACATctaattatttatgctcacatatcattgtgtttttatttttgatgatcACGTTTCAGAAGGAActtatttacatatttgtttaattttgcccTCAATGTTCCtccatacattttgtaattagtaatttgtagaACAGAAGTTACATTTTAACTGTGAACATGTTGCAGTGCTCGGAGCCTGAACTCTGTGAAGAGAGCtattcacaaataaaatgaaatcaactgaACTGAATGTAGCCATCTCAAAATGAAGCAGTAGTCTGTAGAGCAATTCCAGCAACCCTCGTCACAAACTCCTGAGATACGTCAGCCAGTGCATTTTAGACAGGTATTTTCTGAGGGTGCAGAGGGAAACGAAGGTTAAACTAATTATTTTGGCCTTCTGGAAGAAAATCCATTGAGAGAAAGTGTAAATATCACACAGAAAATTAAGTATGTCTGGTATGAAATAAAGGTCCAtgaagctgtgaagcagcagcgctaagcACTGAGCCACTGTACTGCCCCCAGAGTAAATCCAACGACGCAGTTTATGGAACAGTTTGTCAGGGGAAACATCTAAGCAGGATTACAATAAAGAACAA comes from Polypterus senegalus isolate Bchr_013 chromosome 17, ASM1683550v1, whole genome shotgun sequence and encodes:
- the gpn2 gene encoding GPN-loop GTPase 2, producing MMKRDSKPPTVLFGQVVIGPPGSGKTTYCLGMQEFLTKLGRKVAVVNLDPANDTLPYECMVNIAELVTLDDVMDSLKLGPNGGLIYCMEYMEANFDWLKEKLEKFKDHYFLFDCPGQVELYTHHSSVKNIFAQLVKWNFRLAAVHLVDSHYCADPAKFISVLCTSLSTMLHVELPHVNVLSKMDLIEQYGKLAFNLDFYTDVLDLSYLLEHLTSDPFFKKFKCLNEKLVELIEDYSLVSFVPLNVQDKESMVQVMKTIDKANGYCFGDMEQRSLEALMSAAVGADFHFSSTLAVQEKYLEPNVMTLKEEMMEL